The Spiroplasma endosymbiont of Atherix ibis nucleotide sequence AGAAATAGAAGTAGATGAAATTATAGATATTCCAAAAGGTTCTATTTTAAGAATAGATGGTGAAGAATTTCAAATACATATATCTATTAAAGAAAATGATGTTGTTGATCAAAACTACATTCACAAAAAAGTTGTTAATCCAAATGGAGTTATTAATAAGTGAGAGTATAAAAATGCTGAGCTTAAATATGATCAAGAAGATAACATATTTTACTATGTAATAGAATCTCCTAAGAAAGGATAAAATATATGGCAGTAAATAAGATTGAAGAAATTGAAGTTGAAAGAATTCTTCCTAATCCATTTCAACCAAGAAAAAGTTTTAATAAGGAAAAAATTGAGGAGTTAGCAAATTCAATAAAAAAAGTAGGTTTGCTTCAACCTATAATTGTAAATTTAAATGATAAAAATGAGATAAAACTTATTGCAGGACAAAGAAGATTAGAAGCTTGTAAGTTGTTATATAAAAAAACTATTGAATGCATTGTTTTGGTAGGAAATGCAACAGAAAAAGATTTTAGACAAGCATCAATTATTGAAAATATTCAAAGAGAAGAAATGATCTCATATGAAACTTCATTAAGTATTAAAGAACTTTATGATTCAGGAATGACTCAAGAAGCTATTAGTGAACAACTTGGAAAGTCAGTTAGTTGAGTAAGTAAAATATTAGCCATTAATAATTTAGATGAACAAGCAAAAGTAAAAGTTGAAAATGGTTCTATAGAAATTAGTAAAGCTTCTATTATTGCAAGTCAAAAAAATTTATCTAATGAAGAAAAAACTGATTTAATTAACGAAGTTATTAGTAATAAAGTTTCAAAAAAATATTTAGAAGACAAAATTAAAAATAAAGCTGGAGAAGATTTTTATATACAAGAACAAGAAATTTGTTTAGCTTTAGATAATAAATATAAAGTTAGTATAAAAAATAATAAATTAATTATAGGTTTTAAAAATTTAGATCAATTAAATTCAATTATAAGTTTATTTAAAGGGTAGGTGATTTATAGTGGCTTATAAATTATTAGAAAAAGAACATTACTTATGACTTTTAAATATTTCAAAATATCATGATTATAATGAAATTCATCAAGCTTTAAAAATAATTAGAGAAAAAAAGAAAATAATTGATGATAAAGAAAAATGAGTTAATCAAACTACTTTAAGTAGAAACAGATATTGAATACTTTCTACATTAATGGATAAATACAATTACAATGATGTTTTAAATGCTTTAAATCAAATATTTTCAAAATAATAAAGAAACAAAAAAAGAGGATTATAAAATGTGTCAAAAATGTAAATTTAAAACTAAAGAAATGATTTCATATTATTTAAATAATGAACTAATAAAGGTTTGTCATAATTGCTATAAAAATATAAGAAAAGGAGTCTAAAATGATTAAAAAAGCATTACCAAAATTTAATATAACAACTTTTGAAGTAGCTTATTTGTTTGAATTTAAAAAATGAATACATGTTTTTTGTAATAAAAAAATTATAGATATTAATGAATTTTGCTCAAAATGTAATAAAGCTTTTAAAGAATTTAGTTTAAATAGTATTTTATTTTTTAATAAAATTTTTAATGAAGATGAAGATGATGAAAAAAATAATTCATTAAATTTAAAATCATACATTAATGGCTCTGCTATAGAGCAACATTATTTTTTATCATTTAAATCCAATGCAATTTTTAATTTAGTAGAAGATGATAAGTTTTTAAGAATTTTTTATAATGAGTTTGAAATTGAAATTTAAGCTTACAGAAATAATTTTATTGAATATTATTGACTTTGTAATTATCATAATAATTTTATTATTAATAAATTAAATTTATCATTTTATAAATATAATTTTACTAAAACACTTTGTTATAATTATAATAAAAAAAATGATTGATTAATAAAGAAAATTATATTAAAAAATATAACTTAATTTATTTTTTAGAATTATTAACAAATAATATTTTTGAGTTAAATAAAAATATATTTTTATTTAATAAGGAAATAAGTAGAAATTATTTAAAATTTTAGAAGTTCTTTTTTAAAATTAATTGAATATAAATTAGGAAAAAATGAAATTATTAATAATGAAATGTTAAATTTTTATTTATATAAAAAAATTATTAAAACAAAAAAAGATTTTGAAATTAACTTTGAAAACTATAAAAATTTATTTTATTTACTTAAATATTTTAAAATATCTGATATTCTAAAAGTTTGAGATACTAATATTATAAATAACTTTGGTTTAAATAAATTATGGCAACTTTTATTTTTTGGTAAAAATTTTTATAAAAAATTAAAAAAAGCTGAATTTAAAAAACTTGATCAATTAACAAATAAGTATTATATTAATAATAATTTATTTAGTTATAAGCTATATTTAACTATTATTATATTTATTTTTCATTCAGGAGATATTAATAAAATTAATAAAGAAATTAATAATTTAAAAAATTTAAATATAAATTTTTTAAAAAATAAGTTTTTATTTCGAAATAAGATAGATAAAGAAAATAAAAAAGTAGCATTCTGATTTTTAAAATATTTAATTAATTTAAGTAAAGAAAATAAAGTTTTATTTTATAAATTTATTTTTAGATGATTAAAAGACAAATTAAATACTTCACATGATTTATTTAATTTAATATCTGGATTAAAAAAAGTAAAAAATTTAAAAACCCATAATTTTACTGAATGTAATTTTTGTAAAAATAAAAATGTTAAAATATCTGATTTTCCAGTACATTTAAATAATTTTAATTTGGAAAAAATTAATTTAAATGAATTGAGTATTAAGACAAACTTATTTAATTTTGAATTAATAACAACATACTTTAAATTTGAATTAGTTTCATTAGAACTTAAAAATTGTTTAAAAACTAACTATACAAGTAATTTTTCGGAATACCAAAAAAATATATTTTTTTCTATATTAGATAAAAACTTTAATTTAATAGGAGCTGTTTATATTAAAAAAATAAAAAATGAATGATTTTTTGTAGAAGCTAATTCTAAACAAAATAAAGGATTTAGTAATAATTTCTTTAAAGAAATAAAAGTTAATTTTTTAACAAAAATTAATAAAACATTAAATAACTTATCTATAGAAAGGAAATAAAATTGTGTCAATAATAACAAAATATTTTTTTAAATGTAAAAAGAAAATTAAAGAATCAGAAGGATATAATTCTTATAAAACTATTGATGTATTTGGTAATTCTATTTATGAAATTGCTCATAATAATTGTATTTAGTAGAAAAGAGAAAGAGAAAAAAATGAAACCTAAAAAAATTAATCAATATTTTTTAAATGCTATTAGAGATGGTTATAAACCTTTTGAAATTACAAAAAATCCATATTTAGAAGGTGAAGTTGATTTAATAGTTGTAAATCCTTGTAATAAAAAATATGTAATGTGTATTATG carries:
- a CDS encoding ParB/RepB/Spo0J family partition protein — protein: MAVNKIEEIEVERILPNPFQPRKSFNKEKIEELANSIKKVGLLQPIIVNLNDKNEIKLIAGQRRLEACKLLYKKTIECIVLVGNATEKDFRQASIIENIQREEMISYETSLSIKELYDSGMTQEAISEQLGKSVSWVSKILAINNLDEQAKVKVENGSIEISKASIIASQKNLSNEEKTDLINEVISNKVSKKYLEDKIKNKAGEDFYIQEQEICLALDNKYKVSIKNNKLIIGFKNLDQLNSIISLFKG